One window of the Brevibacterium limosum genome contains the following:
- a CDS encoding ABC transporter permease has translation MSTPIVTNTDKNTQGLAPEFHASSNRALWLLRSILSTPLGIIGSVMVVIVLLIGLFAPLIAPYGFAQTNFEVPFQVPGTIGYAFGTDDLGRDILSRLAFGVRASLQVGLLAVALAVVVGTPLGLLAGYFRGLDSVISRLTDVTLAFPFLIIAVGLAAISGPSLSNAAIALGISQVPTMIRVVRGETMRLKSADFVKAAIATDASKTRLLGMHILPNAASAIIVQATVILPTAVIGESMLSFLGLGIQPPSPSLGIMLSDAQQYIFRAPSTALFPGLAILFICLAFNLFGDALRDALDPNSKKGH, from the coding sequence ATGAGCACACCCATCGTCACCAATACGGACAAGAACACCCAAGGACTCGCCCCCGAGTTCCACGCTTCGAGCAATCGGGCACTGTGGCTCCTGCGGTCGATCCTGTCGACCCCGTTGGGCATCATCGGCTCGGTCATGGTCGTCATCGTCCTCCTCATCGGGCTCTTCGCTCCGCTCATCGCCCCCTACGGATTCGCCCAGACCAATTTCGAGGTCCCGTTCCAGGTTCCGGGGACCATCGGCTATGCATTCGGCACAGACGACCTGGGCCGTGACATCCTCTCGCGACTCGCCTTCGGTGTCCGGGCCTCCCTCCAGGTGGGGCTGCTGGCGGTGGCACTCGCGGTCGTCGTCGGCACACCTCTTGGCCTGCTGGCCGGCTATTTCCGCGGACTCGACTCTGTCATCTCACGGCTGACAGATGTGACTCTGGCGTTCCCGTTCCTCATCATCGCAGTCGGTCTGGCAGCAATTTCAGGACCCAGCCTGAGCAATGCCGCGATCGCCTTGGGCATCTCGCAGGTGCCCACGATGATCCGCGTTGTCAGGGGCGAGACGATGCGGCTGAAATCCGCGGACTTCGTCAAGGCCGCAATCGCGACCGACGCCTCGAAGACTCGTCTCCTGGGCATGCACATCCTGCCCAATGCCGCCTCGGCGATCATCGTCCAGGCGACGGTGATCCTGCCGACCGCAGTGATCGGAGAATCCATGCTCTCCTTCCTCGGACTCGGTATCCAGCCGCCCTCTCCGAGTCTCGGAATCATGCTCTCCGACGCGCAGCAGTACATCTTCCGCGCGCCCTCGACTGCGCTGTTTCCCGGTCTGGCCATCCTGTTCATCTGCCTGGCCTTCAACCTCTTCGGCGACGCTCTGCGCGACGCCCTCGATCCGAACTCCAAGAAAGGACACTGA
- a CDS encoding ABC transporter substrate-binding protein — protein sequence MALSSEPDRLDPTTSSSLYTRYVMQTMCQKLYDIDENGEITPMLATELPAISKDGKTVRIPLKDGVKFADGTDFDAEAVKTTIERGLNLEESSRAAELGPIDDVTVLGDHTLEVTFEKPFAPFTAALADRAGMIMSPKALENEGDDFGDNPVCVGPFKFEKRIAQTSIKVVKDPNYYEADKIHLDSITYQIMTDANIRAANIRSGDVQVADTISPQDVDALDEETGIGLLQSNSLGYQGLTVNLGFGDNPENFKTPLGQDPEVRRALSMAIDRKALVNTVFNGWFSPACSGIAPDSPFATDASNDCVDYDPEGAKKLLEDAGVELPLKVNMKVSNTQDTLRFAQAVQAATKEAGFDIKVQPMEYTALLDAQDRGDYELLQLGWSGRVDPHGNLYTFHYPGAANNVTGVDDDELSDLLTQASEVTDEGERAELYGQASERIGEINSIIYLYRQKNLTAYTENVAGIDVYSDGVVHLSEAGFLKNGGQ from the coding sequence ATGGCTCTCTCCTCGGAGCCGGATCGTCTCGACCCGACGACCTCTTCGTCGCTCTACACCCGCTACGTCATGCAGACGATGTGCCAGAAGCTCTACGACATCGACGAGAACGGCGAGATCACCCCTATGCTCGCGACCGAGCTCCCGGCGATCTCCAAGGACGGCAAGACTGTGCGGATTCCGCTTAAGGACGGTGTGAAGTTCGCCGACGGCACTGACTTCGACGCCGAGGCGGTCAAAACGACCATCGAACGCGGACTCAATCTCGAAGAGTCTTCTCGAGCTGCCGAGCTCGGACCAATCGACGATGTCACCGTACTGGGCGACCACACTCTCGAAGTCACCTTCGAGAAACCCTTCGCTCCTTTCACCGCAGCGCTGGCCGATCGCGCCGGAATGATCATGTCGCCGAAAGCCCTGGAGAACGAGGGCGACGACTTCGGTGACAACCCCGTGTGCGTGGGCCCCTTCAAGTTCGAGAAGCGCATCGCCCAGACTTCGATCAAGGTGGTCAAAGACCCCAACTACTACGAAGCAGACAAGATCCACCTCGACTCGATCACCTATCAGATCATGACGGACGCCAATATCCGTGCCGCGAACATTCGGTCGGGAGACGTTCAGGTCGCCGACACGATCTCTCCACAGGATGTCGATGCCCTCGACGAGGAGACTGGTATCGGCCTCCTGCAGTCGAATTCGCTCGGCTACCAAGGACTCACGGTCAACTTGGGCTTCGGAGACAACCCCGAGAACTTCAAGACACCGTTGGGGCAGGACCCTGAGGTACGTCGAGCATTGTCGATGGCCATTGATCGCAAGGCCCTGGTCAACACCGTCTTCAACGGATGGTTCTCACCGGCCTGTTCCGGTATCGCCCCCGACAGCCCCTTCGCAACGGATGCGAGCAACGACTGCGTCGACTACGATCCCGAAGGAGCGAAAAAGCTCCTCGAGGATGCCGGGGTCGAGCTGCCGCTGAAGGTCAACATGAAGGTCTCGAACACCCAGGACACCCTTCGTTTCGCCCAGGCGGTACAGGCGGCGACCAAGGAAGCCGGCTTCGACATCAAAGTGCAGCCGATGGAGTACACCGCCCTCCTCGATGCTCAGGACCGCGGTGACTACGAACTGCTTCAACTCGGCTGGTCGGGCCGCGTCGACCCGCACGGCAACCTCTACACCTTCCACTACCCGGGGGCCGCCAACAACGTCACCGGGGTCGACGATGACGAACTCAGCGACCTGCTCACCCAGGCCAGTGAAGTCACCGACGAAGGCGAACGCGCCGAACTCTATGGCCAGGCTTCCGAGCGGATAGGTGAGATCAACTCGATCATCTATCTCTATCGCCAGAAGAACCTCACCGCCTACACCGAGAATGTCGCGGGAATCGACGTCTACTCCGACGGTGTCGTGCATCTCTCGGAAGCAGGCTTCCTCAAGAACGGAGGTCAGTGA
- a CDS encoding ABC transporter permease: MTRFVLTKIFHAIITFVLSGIVIFFGVRLLPGDPALAMAGEEATPERLDAIRADLGLDQPLLVQFLKFLGSIVTGDLGDSTRTGLPVTSMIATTLPVTLWLALYAIVVATVVGIALGMLAERYRGKWPEIGSNFIALLGLSVPNFWLGLLAILALAVSLGWFPASGYVDVLSDPIRGIYYLTLPAVILGTSLAAVITRQTRASMIETMGTDYVRMARAKGLSRPRVLFRYGLRNSLIVLVTIVGLQLGGLISGAVVTERIFALPGIGKLTLDAVFSRDYPVIQAVVLVITASYILINLAVDILYSVINPQIRVSEDAS, from the coding sequence ATGACCCGGTTCGTGCTCACCAAGATCTTTCACGCGATCATCACCTTCGTTCTCTCGGGAATCGTCATCTTCTTCGGCGTGCGTCTCCTTCCCGGCGATCCCGCTCTGGCCATGGCCGGCGAAGAGGCGACCCCCGAACGGCTCGATGCGATCCGTGCCGACCTCGGACTCGACCAGCCGCTCCTCGTTCAGTTCCTCAAGTTCCTAGGCTCGATCGTCACCGGCGACCTCGGCGATTCCACCCGTACGGGGCTCCCGGTCACCTCGATGATCGCGACCACACTGCCGGTGACTCTATGGCTGGCCCTCTACGCCATCGTCGTCGCTACGGTCGTCGGCATCGCGCTGGGCATGCTCGCCGAACGCTATCGCGGGAAGTGGCCGGAGATCGGGAGCAACTTCATCGCGCTGCTGGGACTCTCTGTGCCGAACTTCTGGCTCGGTCTCTTAGCGATCCTCGCCCTGGCGGTGAGCCTGGGCTGGTTCCCCGCCTCGGGCTATGTCGATGTGCTCTCCGATCCGATTCGCGGGATCTACTACCTCACCCTGCCGGCGGTGATCCTCGGTACCAGTCTTGCCGCGGTGATCACCCGGCAGACGAGAGCCTCGATGATCGAGACCATGGGGACCGACTATGTGCGGATGGCCAGAGCCAAAGGACTCTCGCGACCGAGGGTGCTCTTCCGCTACGGCTTGCGCAATTCGCTCATCGTCCTCGTCACCATCGTCGGCCTCCAATTGGGCGGGCTGATCTCCGGCGCGGTCGTCACAGAGCGGATCTTCGCTCTGCCGGGCATCGGCAAACTCACCCTCGATGCGGTCTTCTCCCGCGACTACCCGGTCATCCAGGCTGTCGTCCTCGTCATCACCGCTTCCTACATTCTCATCAATCTGGCCGTCGACATCCTCTACTCGGTCATCAACCCCCAGATCCGCGTCAGCGAGGATGCCTCATGA
- a CDS encoding dipeptide ABC transporter ATP-binding protein, which produces MSEEFVLEVSGLEVSYGAPVLHDVNFTLAPGERLALVGQSGSGKSTTIGAILGLLPGSGRVSAGSVRYRGEELVDADRVRLQSLRGRSIALVPQDPMASLNPSMRVGDQIADALRTYGMSDSREVTRTVVRLMTEAGIPDAETRRRSYPHEFSGGMRQRVLIAIALSGDPNLIIADEPTSALDVTVQKQILDHLQELVTERGTSLLFVTHDLGVAGERTDTVLVMNEGRVVERGAPEQVLGDPHDEYTRALVKAAPSIVVDRNGGQEPDGAGVSDAAIASANVLEIDDLHKVYRLRGRGREVHALKGVSLTAERGKTTAIIGESGSGKSTIAKIVLGLEKATSGTVLAGGRNVDAASKSERSILRRFSQPVFQDPFSSLNPTWSIERIVREPLDVFKIGTRAERAKKVAEVLDHVAMPTSMSDRRPADLSGGQRQRIAIARALISEPELLICDEAVSALDVLVQEQILDLLRNLQSDLGVSCLFITHDLAVVANLADDVVVMKSGEIVEAGATREVIDHPTAEYTQKLLAAVPGSGLLNV; this is translated from the coding sequence ATGAGCGAGGAATTCGTCCTTGAGGTCTCCGGCCTCGAAGTCTCCTACGGGGCTCCCGTCCTCCATGACGTGAACTTCACGCTGGCACCGGGGGAGAGACTGGCCCTCGTCGGGCAATCCGGTTCGGGAAAGTCGACGACGATCGGCGCGATCCTCGGTCTGCTGCCGGGTTCCGGCAGGGTCAGCGCGGGATCGGTGCGCTATCGCGGAGAAGAACTCGTCGATGCTGACCGTGTTCGCCTGCAGTCGCTGCGCGGCCGGTCGATCGCGCTGGTGCCGCAGGATCCGATGGCCAGCCTCAATCCGAGCATGCGCGTGGGCGATCAGATCGCCGACGCTCTGCGCACCTATGGAATGTCGGATTCCCGCGAGGTGACTCGAACCGTGGTACGGCTGATGACCGAGGCCGGCATCCCCGACGCGGAGACGCGGCGGCGGTCCTATCCGCACGAGTTCTCCGGCGGGATGAGGCAGCGCGTGCTCATCGCGATCGCACTCTCCGGCGATCCCAACCTCATCATCGCCGACGAACCGACGTCCGCGCTCGACGTCACGGTGCAGAAGCAGATCCTCGACCATCTCCAGGAACTCGTGACCGAACGTGGCACCTCTCTGCTGTTCGTCACCCACGACCTCGGCGTGGCGGGGGAGAGGACCGACACCGTCCTCGTGATGAATGAAGGACGCGTCGTCGAGCGCGGTGCGCCCGAGCAGGTGCTCGGCGACCCTCATGACGAGTACACTCGGGCGCTGGTCAAGGCCGCGCCGAGCATCGTCGTCGATCGAAACGGAGGCCAAGAGCCCGACGGTGCCGGCGTATCCGACGCTGCGATCGCCTCGGCGAATGTGCTCGAGATCGACGACCTCCACAAGGTGTACCGGCTGCGTGGGCGGGGTCGGGAGGTGCACGCCCTCAAGGGCGTCAGTCTCACCGCCGAGCGGGGAAAGACGACCGCGATCATCGGTGAGTCCGGATCGGGAAAGTCGACGATCGCGAAGATCGTTCTCGGACTGGAGAAGGCCACCAGCGGAACGGTCCTCGCGGGTGGGCGCAACGTCGATGCGGCCTCGAAATCAGAGCGCAGCATCCTGCGGCGCTTCAGCCAGCCCGTGTTCCAGGACCCCTTCTCCTCGCTCAATCCGACGTGGAGCATCGAGAGGATCGTCCGTGAACCGCTCGACGTCTTCAAGATCGGCACCCGCGCGGAACGGGCGAAGAAGGTCGCCGAGGTGCTCGACCACGTGGCGATGCCCACGTCGATGAGCGACCGCCGCCCCGCCGACTTGTCCGGTGGGCAGCGACAGAGGATCGCGATCGCTCGGGCGCTCATCAGTGAGCCTGAGCTCCTCATCTGCGACGAAGCCGTCTCGGCTCTCGACGTCCTCGTGCAGGAACAGATCCTCGACCTGCTGCGGAACCTGCAGTCGGATCTGGGTGTGAGTTGTCTGTTCATCACCCACGATCTTGCAGTCGTGGCGAACTTGGCCGACGATGTTGTAGTGATGAAGAGCGGAGAGATCGTCGAAGCCGGCGCGACTAGGGAGGTCATCGACCACCCGACAGCCGAATACACTCAGAAGCTTTTGGCGGCCGTGCCCGGTTCCGGTCTCCTCAATGTCTGA
- a CDS encoding gamma-glutamyltransferase family protein, with the protein MSYTPPAVFTTRPTLEGHFGMAASTHWLATAASQAVLERGGNAFDAAVAGAFLLHVVEPHLNGPGGDMTGIFATADDPAHPQVMMGQGPAPAAATIEHYRGEELDMVPGAGALAAAVPGAVDSWLNLLDHHGTWELADVLDFAIDYAENGHPVLDRVVGTIERVRELFTDHWPSSAEQWMPKGEIPRAGDLVFNRPYAEVLRRLIAAGDGAETREARIQAARQEWKSGFVAEAIARFVTTPHRHATGSDHAGVMTRADIAGFDAHFETPVTIDFRGYQIAKIGAWGQGPALLQTLKILEGFDDERLDPASEIGAHTILEALKLAMADRDTYYGDGDVDLDWLLSDDYAASRRALITDDASHDFRPGAGRDGAEPAFQPPLVPEGADKDELIKAGIGEPTVQKNGTNNGDTCHIDVVDRWGNIISATPSGGWLQSSPTVPELGFCLGTRLQMMWLDETSPSALTPGKRPRTTLTPTLISKDGKPVIALGSPGGDQQEQWQLLLILRLLVGGYTAQQAIDAPALHTTALAGSFWPRTWVPGGAVVEDRLGEEVIDGLIARGHTVTRAGSWDLGRLSCVTRDPDTGRLTAGANPRGAQGYAAGR; encoded by the coding sequence GTGTCGTACACTCCACCCGCCGTCTTCACCACCCGTCCAACGCTCGAAGGGCACTTCGGGATGGCCGCCTCGACGCACTGGTTGGCCACCGCGGCCTCCCAAGCTGTTCTCGAGCGCGGCGGCAACGCCTTCGACGCAGCGGTCGCCGGTGCGTTCCTCCTCCACGTCGTCGAACCTCACCTCAACGGCCCGGGCGGTGACATGACCGGTATCTTCGCGACCGCCGATGACCCGGCACATCCACAGGTGATGATGGGGCAGGGTCCCGCGCCCGCAGCAGCGACGATCGAGCACTACCGCGGTGAAGAACTCGACATGGTTCCCGGTGCGGGGGCGCTCGCTGCTGCTGTCCCTGGCGCGGTTGACTCCTGGCTCAACCTGCTCGATCATCACGGCACCTGGGAACTCGCAGACGTGCTCGACTTCGCGATCGACTATGCAGAGAACGGCCACCCGGTACTCGACCGCGTGGTCGGGACGATCGAGCGCGTCCGCGAACTCTTCACCGATCACTGGCCGAGCTCGGCGGAGCAGTGGATGCCCAAGGGAGAGATTCCTCGGGCCGGAGACCTCGTGTTCAACCGTCCATACGCCGAGGTGCTGCGTCGGCTCATCGCCGCCGGCGACGGTGCCGAGACCCGCGAGGCCCGCATCCAGGCCGCGCGCCAGGAATGGAAGTCTGGATTCGTCGCCGAGGCGATCGCCCGCTTCGTCACCACCCCGCACCGGCATGCCACCGGAAGTGATCACGCCGGTGTCATGACGCGGGCGGACATCGCCGGATTCGATGCCCACTTCGAGACGCCCGTGACGATCGACTTCCGCGGATACCAGATCGCGAAGATCGGTGCCTGGGGTCAGGGGCCAGCGCTGCTGCAGACCCTGAAGATCCTTGAGGGATTCGACGACGAGCGGCTTGATCCCGCAAGCGAAATCGGTGCACATACGATCCTCGAAGCACTCAAACTCGCCATGGCAGACCGCGACACCTACTACGGTGACGGAGACGTCGACCTCGACTGGCTGCTCAGCGACGACTATGCCGCGAGCCGCCGTGCGCTCATCACTGACGACGCCTCGCACGACTTCCGACCAGGTGCCGGTCGCGACGGTGCCGAGCCCGCCTTCCAGCCGCCGCTCGTGCCCGAGGGGGCGGACAAGGATGAGCTCATCAAGGCCGGGATCGGCGAGCCGACCGTGCAGAAGAACGGCACGAACAACGGCGACACCTGCCATATCGACGTCGTTGACCGGTGGGGCAACATCATCTCGGCAACACCGTCGGGAGGGTGGCTGCAGTCATCTCCGACGGTCCCGGAGCTCGGGTTCTGCCTCGGCACCCGGTTGCAGATGATGTGGCTCGATGAGACCTCACCGTCGGCGCTCACCCCAGGCAAGCGCCCGCGGACCACGCTGACACCGACGCTGATCTCGAAGGACGGCAAACCCGTCATTGCACTCGGATCGCCCGGCGGCGACCAGCAGGAGCAGTGGCAGCTGCTGCTCATCCTCCGTCTCCTCGTCGGAGGTTACACCGCTCAGCAGGCCATCGATGCTCCGGCGCTGCATACGACAGCCTTGGCCGGATCGTTCTGGCCACGCACCTGGGTGCCCGGTGGTGCGGTCGTCGAAGACCGCCTCGGCGAGGAAGTCATCGACGGGCTCATCGCCCGCGGACATACGGTGACCCGTGCCGGTTCCTGGGACCTCGGTCGACTCTCCTGCGTCACCCGGGATCCGGACACCGGTCGTCTCACGGCCGGAGCGAATCCCCGCGGGGCCCAAGGGTACGCGGCAGGAAGGTGA
- a CDS encoding YoaK family protein, producing MTRRLDLAMLLLLTFSTGMVDAIGYHGFDKVFTGNMTGNVVILGMGLAGADGVPVLRPALALVFFMVGAALSGRILGDIGEAWHRRTTLIFAIVAVGCAALSLYVALVPDPEIGLAGTIFTSALSALMGAQAAAARKMKIADVTTVVVTSTIVGLASDSRLAGGDSIRWVRRLLAVVLILIGALAGAATLMLNQWIGIAVVAVMIAAAAVIGHLGEKKRTRAEAADQSVNA from the coding sequence ATGACTCGTCGCCTCGACCTGGCCATGCTGCTGTTGCTGACCTTCTCGACCGGCATGGTCGACGCCATCGGCTATCACGGCTTCGACAAGGTCTTCACCGGCAATATGACCGGCAACGTCGTCATCCTCGGCATGGGTCTCGCCGGTGCCGACGGCGTCCCCGTCCTTCGCCCCGCCCTGGCGCTCGTGTTCTTCATGGTCGGCGCCGCACTGTCCGGTCGCATCCTCGGCGACATCGGTGAGGCCTGGCATAGGCGGACGACCCTGATCTTCGCCATCGTGGCCGTCGGCTGTGCCGCATTGTCCCTTTACGTGGCACTCGTGCCCGACCCGGAGATCGGCCTCGCCGGCACGATCTTCACCTCCGCGCTCTCGGCCCTCATGGGCGCCCAGGCGGCCGCCGCACGGAAGATGAAGATCGCCGACGTCACCACTGTGGTCGTGACGTCGACGATCGTCGGGCTGGCCTCGGACTCCCGATTGGCCGGCGGCGACAGCATCCGCTGGGTCCGCCGCCTGCTCGCCGTCGTCCTCATCCTCATCGGCGCGCTGGCCGGAGCCGCGACCCTCATGCTCAATCAGTGGATCGGCATCGCCGTCGTCGCTGTGATGATCGCCGCCGCAGCCGTGATCGGCCACCTCGGTGAGAAGAAGCGGACCCGCGCCGAGGCGGCCGACCAGTCCGTCAACGCGTGA
- a CDS encoding GntR family transcriptional regulator, with the protein MSDSAQPSATTSSGDVGARIRADIITGVHAPGAKLREVALAEQYAVSRIPIREALRSLEAEGLVESRKYSGSIVAPSPVEDAEDLFEIRIVLESATAKRAARRAADLNASDTPDLKWRELRKEINDILDAGDIVIGQERFEDLAVLNMRFHFAVAELSGSVSFISLLKQISGKIEWLYSLNVTRRGPQAWPEHREIIAAIDAGQEAKAAEVMARHVRRSRDSYFAMMSAATSISAPEAPRTT; encoded by the coding sequence ATGTCTGATTCTGCACAGCCTTCGGCCACAACGAGCAGCGGGGACGTCGGTGCGCGGATCCGCGCCGACATCATCACCGGTGTCCATGCTCCCGGAGCGAAGCTGCGGGAAGTAGCTCTGGCCGAGCAGTACGCGGTCTCGCGGATCCCGATCCGTGAGGCCCTACGATCCCTCGAGGCTGAAGGGCTCGTCGAGTCCAGGAAGTACAGCGGCTCGATCGTCGCGCCCTCACCCGTCGAGGACGCCGAAGATCTCTTCGAGATCCGCATCGTGCTCGAGTCGGCGACCGCGAAACGTGCGGCCAGGCGTGCGGCCGACCTCAATGCCAGCGACACTCCTGACCTCAAATGGCGGGAGTTGCGCAAGGAGATCAACGACATCCTCGATGCTGGGGACATCGTCATCGGGCAGGAGCGCTTCGAAGACCTCGCAGTGCTCAACATGCGCTTCCATTTCGCGGTCGCCGAACTCAGCGGCAGCGTGTCCTTCATCAGCCTGCTGAAGCAGATCTCCGGCAAGATCGAGTGGCTGTACTCGCTCAACGTCACCCGTCGCGGACCCCAGGCCTGGCCCGAGCACCGCGAGATCATCGCGGCCATCGACGCCGGCCAGGAGGCAAAGGCCGCCGAAGTGATGGCCCGGCACGTGCGCCGTAGCCGCGACTCGTACTTCGCGATGATGTCCGCCGCCACCAGCATCTCCGCCCCCGAAGCTCCCCGCACTACCTGA